The Geobacter sp. AOG2 genome includes a window with the following:
- the fdnG gene encoding formate dehydrogenase-N subunit alpha: MGMSRRDFLRGGALAAAGVALTGRQGEANADAPQMRTKGLKSSTTICPYCAVGCGLIVHTKDGKVVNIEGDPQHPINQGSLCSKGSSLFQVAVNDRRLQKVMYRAPGSDQFVEKSWDWALDRIALRMKETRDKTFKQKEINKKDNKEYVVNRTEGMAFFGGAGLDNEECYLWAKFARAMGVGMLEHQARLUHSATVAGLAASFGRGAMTNHWIDLKNSDAIFIIGCNPAENHPISFKWIEKAMDNGAKLIVVDPRYTRSASKSDVYAQIRPGTDIAFLGGMINYALQHDMVHHEYVREYTNAAFIINEKFDFQDGLFCSFDDQEKSYDPKSWAYENDAAGNPKRDMTLQHPRSVFQLLKKHYSRYTPDKVCSITGTKKEDFLKVAETFCATGRSDKAGTLLYAMGITQSTHGTQNVRAVAMLQLLLGNIGIAGGGVNALRGESNVQGSTDYGLLFNSLPGYLKSPEYDNVDLKAYNEKWTPKTKDAKSPNWWSNTPKYIVSLLKAWYGDNATAENDFCYDYLPKRSGNYSYSKIIERMTKGDLEGLVCMGMNPAMGGPDSNSARSALGKLKWLVTVDLWQTETSIFWKRPGVDPKDIQTEVFMLPAASSVEKEGSISNSGRWTQWRYKAVEPVGESKSDLWIITQFFKRIQALYTRDKGTFPEPLTKLAWNYGEGHEPDVHQVAKEINGYFTKDMTIVDKDKTLEFKKGDQVPMFKYLQADGSTTGGCWIYSGSYTKDGNQMARRDASDPTGLGLFPKWSWCWPVNRRILYNRASVTPDGAPFDPKRTVIAWDALEKKWKGDVPDGPWPPMKDDKEGKYPFIMLAEGHGRLYALDMKDGPFPEHYEPMESPTRNLLSKVQNSPVVKTQSNISTNTTKFPFIGTTYRMTEHWQTGGMTRSLPWLVELVPNMFVEISESLAKQKGIKKGDKVKVTTERGSIEAVALVTARLKPFNVNGTPVEQVGMPWHFGYSGLATGDSANLLTPTVGCANTNIPEFKAFLCNIEKGGNKA, from the coding sequence ATGGGAATGTCACGAAGAGACTTCCTGCGGGGAGGAGCGCTGGCGGCTGCCGGCGTGGCCCTTACCGGCAGGCAGGGCGAGGCGAACGCCGATGCCCCGCAGATGAGGACCAAGGGGCTGAAAAGCTCCACCACCATCTGCCCCTACTGTGCGGTCGGCTGCGGCCTGATCGTCCACACCAAGGACGGCAAGGTGGTCAACATCGAGGGGGACCCCCAGCACCCCATCAACCAGGGTTCGCTCTGCTCCAAGGGCAGTTCCCTCTTCCAGGTGGCGGTCAATGACCGGCGTCTGCAAAAGGTCATGTACCGGGCTCCCGGTTCGGACCAGTTCGTGGAGAAATCATGGGATTGGGCGCTGGACCGCATCGCCCTGCGCATGAAGGAGACCCGCGACAAGACCTTCAAGCAAAAAGAGATCAACAAGAAGGACAACAAGGAATACGTGGTGAACCGCACCGAAGGCATGGCGTTCTTCGGCGGGGCCGGACTGGACAACGAGGAGTGCTACCTCTGGGCCAAGTTCGCCCGCGCCATGGGCGTCGGGATGCTGGAACACCAGGCCCGACTTTGACACTCCGCTACAGTCGCCGGTCTGGCGGCTTCATTCGGTCGTGGTGCCATGACCAACCATTGGATTGACCTGAAGAACAGTGACGCCATCTTTATCATCGGCTGCAACCCGGCCGAGAATCACCCGATCTCCTTCAAATGGATCGAAAAGGCCATGGACAACGGGGCCAAGCTGATCGTCGTCGACCCCCGCTACACCAGAAGCGCCTCCAAGTCGGATGTGTACGCCCAGATCCGTCCGGGGACCGACATCGCCTTTCTGGGCGGCATGATCAATTACGCGCTCCAGCACGACATGGTCCACCATGAGTATGTGCGGGAGTATACCAACGCCGCCTTCATCATCAACGAAAAATTCGATTTCCAGGACGGCCTGTTCTGCTCCTTCGACGACCAGGAGAAGAGCTATGACCCGAAATCCTGGGCCTACGAGAACGATGCGGCCGGCAATCCCAAGCGGGACATGACGCTACAGCACCCGCGCAGCGTCTTCCAACTGCTCAAGAAGCATTACAGCCGCTATACCCCGGACAAGGTCTGCTCCATCACCGGCACCAAGAAGGAGGATTTCCTCAAGGTGGCCGAGACCTTCTGCGCCACGGGCCGCTCCGACAAGGCCGGTACGCTCCTCTACGCCATGGGCATCACCCAGTCGACCCACGGCACCCAGAACGTGCGCGCCGTGGCCATGCTCCAGTTGCTTCTGGGCAATATCGGCATCGCCGGCGGCGGGGTCAACGCCCTGCGCGGCGAGTCCAACGTCCAGGGTTCCACCGACTACGGCCTGCTGTTCAACAGTCTGCCCGGCTACCTCAAATCGCCCGAGTACGACAACGTGGACCTGAAGGCCTACAACGAGAAGTGGACCCCCAAGACCAAGGACGCCAAGAGCCCCAACTGGTGGAGCAACACGCCGAAATATATCGTCAGCCTGCTCAAAGCCTGGTACGGGGACAACGCCACGGCGGAGAACGACTTCTGTTACGACTACCTGCCCAAGCGCAGCGGCAACTATTCCTACTCCAAGATCATCGAGCGGATGACCAAGGGGGACCTGGAAGGACTGGTCTGCATGGGCATGAACCCGGCCATGGGCGGCCCCGATTCCAACAGCGCCCGGTCGGCCCTGGGCAAGCTGAAGTGGCTCGTTACGGTGGACCTGTGGCAGACCGAGACCTCCATCTTCTGGAAGCGTCCCGGCGTTGACCCCAAGGACATCCAGACCGAGGTCTTCATGCTGCCGGCCGCCTCATCGGTGGAAAAGGAAGGCTCCATCTCCAACTCGGGCCGCTGGACCCAGTGGCGCTACAAGGCCGTGGAACCGGTGGGCGAGTCCAAGAGCGACCTGTGGATCATCACCCAGTTCTTCAAACGCATACAGGCACTCTACACCAGGGACAAGGGGACCTTCCCCGAGCCGCTCACCAAGCTGGCCTGGAATTACGGCGAAGGGCACGAGCCGGACGTCCACCAGGTGGCCAAGGAGATCAACGGCTACTTCACCAAGGACATGACCATCGTGGACAAGGACAAGACCCTGGAGTTCAAGAAGGGCGACCAGGTCCCCATGTTCAAATACCTGCAGGCCGACGGCTCCACCACCGGCGGCTGCTGGATCTACAGCGGTTCCTACACCAAGGACGGCAACCAGATGGCCCGGCGCGACGCGTCCGATCCCACGGGTCTGGGGCTGTTCCCCAAATGGTCCTGGTGCTGGCCGGTCAACCGCCGCATCCTCTACAACCGCGCCTCGGTCACGCCGGACGGCGCGCCGTTCGACCCGAAGCGGACGGTCATCGCCTGGGACGCCCTGGAGAAGAAATGGAAGGGCGACGTGCCGGACGGCCCCTGGCCCCCCATGAAGGACGACAAAGAGGGCAAATACCCCTTCATCATGCTGGCTGAAGGGCATGGCCGGCTGTATGCCCTGGATATGAAGGACGGCCCATTCCCCGAGCATTACGAACCCATGGAGAGCCCGACCCGCAACCTGCTCTCCAAGGTGCAGAACAGCCCGGTGGTAAAGACCCAGAGCAACATCAGCACCAACACGACCAAGTTCCCGTTCATCGGCACCACCTACCGCATGACCGAACACTGGCAGACCGGCGGCATGACCCGCAGCCTTCCCTGGCTGGTGGAACTGGTGCCGAACATGTTCGTGGAGATCAGCGAGTCCCTGGCAAAGCAGAAGGGGATCAAAAAAGGAGACAAAGTCAAGGTGACGACCGAACGCGGTTCCATCGAGGCGGTGGCCCTGGTCACTGCCCGCCTGAAGCCTTTCAACGTGAACGGCACGCCGGTGGAGCAGGTCGGCATGCCGTGGCACTTCGGTTATTCCGGCCTGGCCACGGGGGACAGCGCCAATCTGCTGACCCCCACCGTAGGCTGCGCCAACACCAATATCCCCGAGTTCAAGGCGTTTCTCTGCAATATCGAGAAAGGGGGTAACAAGGCATGA
- a CDS encoding OmpA family protein gives MTMAHRLRMALLSVLIVVVGGCAAGTVVVLTPDPGGKTGAITVSNQAGSVDVASPNQATAVTSNTQAPPPPAAMSQDAINALFSDALSVQPKPPVHYLLYFEKDLVLTPDSAGLLPGILAAIKERDSTDISVVGHTDTVGSREYNLALSKNRADSVRDLLVRKGVDPRYIKVSSHGKENPLIKTADNVSEPRNRRVEVVVR, from the coding sequence ATGACAATGGCCCACAGGTTGCGAATGGCTCTGCTTTCCGTTCTGATTGTGGTTGTCGGCGGCTGTGCCGCCGGAACGGTGGTCGTCCTGACGCCGGATCCGGGCGGGAAGACCGGCGCCATCACGGTTTCCAACCAGGCCGGCAGCGTGGATGTCGCATCCCCCAACCAGGCGACCGCGGTCACAAGCAATACCCAGGCGCCCCCCCCTCCGGCCGCCATGAGCCAGGATGCCATCAATGCCCTCTTTTCGGACGCACTCTCGGTACAGCCCAAACCTCCGGTCCACTACCTGCTCTATTTTGAAAAAGACCTTGTGCTTACCCCGGATTCCGCCGGGCTTCTGCCCGGAATCCTGGCAGCCATCAAGGAGCGGGATTCAACCGACATCTCGGTTGTCGGCCATACGGACACGGTCGGGAGCAGGGAGTACAACCTGGCCCTGTCAAAAAACAGGGCGGACTCCGTCAGGGATCTGCTGGTCCGAAAGGGGGTCGATCCCCGGTACATCAAGGTTTCTTCCCACGGAAAGGAAAACCCGTTGATAAAGACGGCGGATAATGTGAGCGAACCGAGGAACCGAAGAGTGGAAGTCGTGGTAAGGTAA
- a CDS encoding transglutaminase-like domain-containing protein, producing MKTKRIMAAVSVLTAALALAPASWAAPAKHSGTITTTVDLSAYAPAGEAELWLPYPISDQDQKITDIKVSGDFAASAVYADSATSTPMLYARWDKGAKSRKLTFSFKAERSEVIRRDFPAVEGAWNKADFAPYLAATSLGPVDGEVGKLARTITAGKTTVLEKAKAIYDWTCENTYRDPKTRGCGAGDVCALLKQPGGKCADIHSVFVALARAAGVPAREAFGIRMGKKDMVDVSTWQHCWAEFYLPGYGWVPVDAADVRKAMLVENLKLDDAKTKEYRAYFWGGIDPYRVKLSAGRDLTLNPPQPGGPVNYLMYPFARVGDKIIDSLDPATFKYSIIYTAR from the coding sequence ATGAAGACCAAGAGAATCATGGCCGCGGTTTCCGTCCTCACCGCCGCCCTTGCCCTTGCCCCGGCCTCGTGGGCGGCCCCCGCAAAACACTCGGGGACCATCACCACCACCGTGGACCTGTCCGCCTACGCTCCGGCGGGAGAAGCGGAATTGTGGCTTCCCTATCCGATCTCGGACCAGGACCAGAAGATCACCGATATCAAGGTCAGCGGCGACTTCGCCGCCTCTGCCGTGTATGCGGATTCCGCCACCAGCACCCCCATGCTGTACGCCCGCTGGGACAAAGGGGCAAAGAGCCGCAAGCTGACCTTCTCGTTCAAGGCCGAACGCAGCGAGGTCATCCGCCGCGACTTCCCCGCCGTGGAAGGGGCCTGGAACAAAGCCGACTTTGCCCCGTATCTGGCAGCCACGAGCCTGGGACCGGTGGACGGAGAGGTGGGCAAGCTGGCCAGAACCATCACCGCCGGCAAGACAACGGTGCTGGAAAAGGCCAAGGCGATCTACGACTGGACCTGTGAGAACACCTACCGCGATCCCAAGACCCGCGGTTGCGGGGCCGGCGACGTGTGCGCCCTGCTCAAACAGCCGGGAGGCAAGTGCGCCGACATCCATTCTGTGTTCGTCGCCCTGGCCAGGGCCGCCGGCGTCCCGGCGCGGGAGGCGTTCGGCATCCGCATGGGGAAGAAGGATATGGTGGATGTGTCCACCTGGCAGCATTGCTGGGCCGAGTTCTACCTTCCCGGCTACGGTTGGGTGCCGGTTGACGCGGCCGACGTGCGCAAGGCCATGCTGGTGGAGAACCTCAAGCTTGACGACGCCAAGACCAAGGAATACCGCGCCTACTTCTGGGGCGGTATCGACCCCTACCGGGTCAAGCTGTCCGCCGGCCGGGACCTGACCCTCAACCCGCCCCAGCCGGGCGGACCGGTTAACTACCTGATGTATCCCTTTGCCAGGGTGGGGGACAAGATCATCGACTCCCTCGATCCGGCCACCTTCAAGTATTCGATCATCTACACGGCGCGATAG
- a CDS encoding hotdog fold thioesterase: MPIWKSPATLEEIRERSRNTLIEHLGIEYLEIGDDYLKARMPVDDRTRQTAGILHGGASAALAETLGSIAAGLCVDRERQRIVGLEINANHIRRVTEGWVTGITRPIHVGKTTQIWEVRIHDERDKLVCISRLTVANIAKP, translated from the coding sequence ATGCCTATCTGGAAATCTCCGGCCACATTGGAAGAGATCAGGGAGCGTTCCCGAAACACCCTGATAGAACACCTGGGGATAGAGTATCTGGAGATCGGCGACGATTACCTGAAGGCCCGGATGCCGGTGGACGACAGGACCCGGCAGACGGCCGGCATCCTCCACGGCGGAGCGTCGGCCGCCCTGGCCGAGACCCTGGGAAGTATCGCGGCCGGACTGTGCGTGGACCGGGAACGGCAGAGGATCGTGGGGCTGGAGATAAACGCCAACCATATCCGCCGGGTGACGGAGGGGTGGGTGACCGGCATCACGAGGCCGATCCATGTGGGGAAGACAACACAGATCTGGGAGGTCAGGATTCATGACGAGCGGGACAAACTGGTCTGCATCTCCCGCCTGACCGTGGCGAACATCGCGAAACCGTAA
- a CDS encoding CHASE2 domain-containing protein, translating to MSLAVVAVYLVNPRFVESINNKATDAILSFPGRTAVSGAVVMVDIDDASLAKYGQWPWPRYRLAKLLQKIEALGAGSVGLDLILAEADRTSPGIWQSVIGRELGYKIDMSAVTPGLIDHDRYLAETLAKGPFVLGYEFLFTKSTWWKSCRLHPLNTLWVNSKDSELVKSGFFSAQSVVCNRTLFSDAVSYSGFLNATPDSDGILRHVPVLIGFEGKLYPSFALATLMQSGKITQIRIEQRANGLLDLAAGGAVIPIDRQGNVTINFGGSPGDVQRVSAADLLDADSRVAAARFKNKIVLVGSSASGVGKIYQTPARKVASDVELQARLLENLLTGRVAVRSADFIMWEALAGLLAAVLVCFLIANMEILASGLTAATALIVFWAGAGALFQRTGVLLSPVLPTSLVVLNYTVLTILKSWKKQQYSRHRADDALLLLKSSEDDLNSIIKSVPDIIFRLDSHGRITFISPAISKYTDAPDKLIGQPIFDLVAPDDLDKAKYRLNEKRTGERATYDLEIRLLLPHHHDGDGEEMGHFSVSAEGLYRGDTPAASNFVGTQGIIRDITEQKKLEERLLRAQKMEAVGNLAAGVAHDLNNILCGLVAYPELLLLELPQDSPLRDKIAAIQKTGQKAAEIVEDLLSLARRGVKVSEIINLNTVVSDYLASPEFAKTRQDHPNVTIESDLAPDLMNATGSRAQFSKAIMNLLNNSAEAMPAGGAIRVSTYNRYLDMPLELYEMIPAGEYVCVSVADEGVGIAKEDSKRIFEPFYSKKTMKRSGSGLGMTVVWATVKDYNGYIDLQSREGEGTQIVLYVPATRENEDANPRRMGLEEYLGTERVLVVDDMPEQAEIATRMLAKLGYDVASVASGEAALESIRRNKPDLVVLDMIMPGGMDGLDTYKRIIEIHPGQRVVITSGFSESERVKAAQQLGAGSYVRKPYTMEKFGVAVRKELDRGT from the coding sequence TTGAGTCTTGCTGTCGTTGCGGTCTACCTCGTCAATCCCCGCTTTGTCGAATCGATAAACAATAAGGCCACCGACGCCATTCTCTCTTTTCCCGGTAGAACAGCCGTATCCGGCGCCGTGGTGATGGTTGACATCGACGATGCGAGCCTGGCGAAATATGGCCAATGGCCGTGGCCCAGGTACCGCCTGGCGAAGCTGCTGCAAAAAATCGAGGCGCTGGGAGCGGGAAGCGTCGGCCTCGACCTGATCCTGGCGGAAGCGGACCGCACGTCGCCCGGCATTTGGCAATCCGTCATCGGGCGGGAACTCGGTTACAAGATCGACATGTCGGCGGTTACCCCGGGGTTGATCGATCATGACCGGTACCTGGCGGAAACTCTGGCAAAGGGGCCGTTCGTCCTCGGTTACGAATTTCTCTTCACCAAGAGCACGTGGTGGAAATCCTGCCGCCTGCATCCGCTCAATACCCTCTGGGTCAACAGCAAGGATTCGGAACTGGTCAAGTCGGGGTTTTTTTCTGCCCAAAGCGTCGTCTGCAACCGCACGCTGTTTTCCGACGCCGTATCCTACTCGGGGTTTCTCAATGCGACCCCGGATTCGGACGGGATTCTCAGGCATGTCCCGGTCCTGATCGGGTTTGAGGGTAAGCTGTACCCATCCTTCGCTCTCGCGACGTTGATGCAGTCGGGAAAGATTACCCAGATACGGATAGAGCAAAGAGCGAACGGCCTTCTGGACCTTGCCGCCGGCGGGGCGGTCATCCCGATCGACCGGCAGGGAAACGTGACCATCAATTTCGGCGGCAGCCCCGGAGACGTTCAACGGGTCTCCGCCGCCGACCTTCTGGACGCGGACAGCCGGGTTGCGGCGGCCCGTTTCAAAAACAAGATTGTGCTGGTCGGCTCATCGGCCTCGGGGGTGGGTAAAATTTACCAGACCCCCGCACGGAAGGTCGCTTCGGATGTGGAACTCCAAGCGCGTCTGCTGGAGAACCTGCTGACCGGCCGGGTCGCCGTCCGTTCCGCCGACTTCATCATGTGGGAAGCCCTGGCCGGTCTTCTCGCCGCGGTTTTGGTCTGTTTTCTGATCGCCAACATGGAAATTCTCGCGAGCGGGTTGACCGCCGCGACGGCCCTTATTGTCTTCTGGGCCGGGGCCGGCGCGCTGTTTCAGAGAACAGGGGTGTTACTCTCCCCCGTACTGCCGACCTCCCTGGTCGTGCTCAACTATACGGTCCTGACCATTCTGAAGAGTTGGAAAAAACAACAGTATTCGAGACATCGGGCCGATGATGCCCTGCTTCTGCTCAAAAGCAGTGAAGACGACCTCAATTCCATCATAAAATCAGTTCCCGATATCATCTTCCGGCTGGATTCCCATGGCCGGATCACCTTCATAAGTCCCGCCATCTCCAAGTACACGGACGCACCGGACAAACTCATCGGTCAACCGATTTTCGATCTGGTCGCACCGGATGATCTTGATAAGGCCAAGTACCGGCTCAACGAGAAACGCACCGGCGAGAGGGCCACCTATGACTTGGAAATCCGGCTGCTGCTGCCGCATCATCATGACGGAGACGGCGAAGAGATGGGCCATTTCAGCGTATCGGCCGAAGGCCTCTACCGTGGAGACACCCCCGCCGCTTCGAATTTTGTGGGGACCCAGGGGATAATACGGGACATCACGGAACAGAAAAAACTTGAAGAGCGGTTACTGCGCGCCCAAAAAATGGAGGCCGTGGGAAACCTTGCCGCAGGGGTCGCCCATGATCTGAACAATATCCTGTGCGGATTGGTCGCGTATCCCGAGCTGCTGCTGCTCGAATTGCCCCAGGACAGCCCTTTGCGGGATAAGATAGCAGCCATCCAGAAGACCGGCCAAAAAGCCGCCGAGATCGTGGAAGACCTTCTGTCGCTGGCCCGCCGCGGGGTCAAGGTCTCCGAAATCATCAACCTCAACACGGTCGTATCCGACTATCTTGCCTCCCCGGAATTTGCCAAAACAAGGCAAGACCATCCGAATGTCACGATTGAAAGCGATCTTGCCCCGGACCTCATGAACGCCACAGGCTCCCGCGCCCAATTCTCAAAGGCAATCATGAACCTTCTGAACAATTCGGCAGAGGCCATGCCCGCGGGAGGCGCGATCCGTGTCTCGACATACAACAGGTACCTCGATATGCCGCTGGAGCTTTACGAGATGATCCCGGCGGGCGAATATGTCTGCGTAAGCGTCGCCGACGAAGGCGTCGGGATTGCCAAAGAGGATTCGAAAAGGATCTTTGAACCGTTTTACAGTAAAAAAACGATGAAACGGAGCGGCTCCGGGTTGGGAATGACCGTTGTCTGGGCGACCGTGAAAGACTACAACGGCTACATCGATCTGCAAAGCAGAGAGGGAGAGGGTACGCAGATCGTTTTGTACGTGCCGGCCACACGGGAAAATGAGGATGCGAATCCGCGCAGGATGGGCCTGGAGGAATACCTGGGCACGGAACGGGTCCTCGTTGTCGACGACATGCCGGAACAGGCCGAAATTGCAACCAGGATGCTGGCAAAACTCGGATACGACGTCGCCTCCGTGGCCAGCGGCGAAGCGGCCCTTGAAAGTATTCGCCGCAACAAGCCCGACCTGGTCGTCCTGGATATGATAATGCCGGGCGGGATGGACGGATTGGACACCTACAAGCGGATCATCGAAATCCACCCCGGCCAGCGAGTCGTCATCACGAGCGGATTCTCCGAGTCCGAACGGGTCAAGGCGGCGCAGCAATTGGGCGCGGGGAGCTATGTCCGGAAGCCTTACACCATGGAGAAATTCGGGGTTGCGGTAAGGAAGGAGTTGGATAGGGGGACGTAA
- a CDS encoding FecR domain-containing protein — protein sequence MRYFLVVFFAVSLVPVFNLPCMAAGPDHAGVVKSVVGDVAILRNGTPIKAAAHMKLLKGDQIRTGSNGKVGMIFEDDTVISVGPDSRVVIEDFLFQPSEKRLSFITRIIQGTVSYLSGQIAKLAPNLVRIETPQATVGLRGTHVLIKVD from the coding sequence ATGAGATATTTTCTGGTGGTGTTTTTTGCCGTGTCCCTCGTTCCGGTCTTTAACCTCCCCTGCATGGCGGCCGGCCCCGATCACGCGGGGGTCGTAAAGTCCGTGGTCGGCGACGTCGCGATCCTGAGAAACGGAACCCCCATAAAGGCGGCGGCACACATGAAGCTCCTGAAGGGGGATCAGATAAGGACAGGAAGCAATGGCAAGGTCGGAATGATCTTCGAGGACGACACCGTGATCTCCGTCGGTCCGGACAGCAGGGTCGTGATAGAGGATTTTTTGTTCCAGCCGAGCGAAAAACGCTTATCCTTCATCACCAGGATCATCCAGGGAACGGTATCCTATCTGTCCGGGCAAATAGCCAAACTGGCACCCAACCTTGTGCGGATCGAAACACCGCAGGCGACGGTCGGCTTGAGAGGGACCCACGTTCTGATAAAGGTCGATTGA
- a CDS encoding DUF6544 family protein, whose amino-acid sequence MILVVIFMLVAIIAVAPIYGSRRWQSATKEMHDTLQASRLPIGPTAYGPDELDGLPAPVQRYFRAVLTEGQPIISAVTVEHTGTFNMSETGEQWKPFTSTQRIITQRPGFDWDARIRMIPGLTVRVHDAYIAGEGILHASLFGLQSLVNLRGTPEMAQGELMRFFAEAAWYPTALLPSQGVRWEAVDDLSAKATLQDGGISLTMLFRFHENGLIESARAEARGRTVAGAVIPTPWEGRFDNYTSCNGMRIPMEGEVAWILPEGAKAYWRGRITKLDYEFAGSCPITTSPD is encoded by the coding sequence ATGATCCTGGTAGTAATTTTCATGCTGGTGGCAATCATTGCCGTTGCACCCATATACGGCTCTCGCCGCTGGCAATCCGCCACGAAAGAGATGCATGACACGTTGCAGGCATCACGCCTCCCCATCGGGCCCACGGCATATGGCCCGGATGAACTGGACGGCTTGCCCGCGCCGGTTCAGCGTTACTTTCGTGCAGTGCTCACGGAAGGGCAACCCATAATCTCCGCTGTCACCGTTGAGCACACGGGCACTTTCAACATGAGTGAAACCGGCGAGCAATGGAAACCGTTCACCTCGACCCAGCGGATAATAACCCAGCGGCCGGGCTTCGATTGGGACGCCCGTATCAGGATGATACCCGGCCTGACGGTGCGGGTGCATGATGCCTATATTGCCGGCGAGGGCATACTGCACGCATCGCTGTTTGGACTACAGTCGCTGGTGAATCTGCGGGGCACGCCGGAGATGGCGCAGGGCGAACTGATGCGCTTCTTTGCCGAAGCGGCATGGTACCCGACGGCATTGCTGCCGAGCCAGGGTGTGCGGTGGGAGGCGGTGGATGACCTCTCGGCCAAGGCAACGCTGCAGGACGGCGGAATCTCACTGACGATGCTGTTTCGTTTCCATGAAAACGGCCTGATCGAATCAGCCCGCGCCGAAGCACGCGGACGCACCGTCGCAGGCGCGGTGATTCCCACGCCCTGGGAGGGCCGGTTCGACAACTATACGTCGTGCAACGGCATGCGTATCCCGATGGAAGGCGAGGTGGCATGGATTCTTCCCGAAGGAGCGAAGGCCTACTGGCGCGGCCGGATCACAAAGCTCGATTATGAGTTTGCCGGCTCGTGTCCCATAACGACATCGCCGGACTAA
- a CDS encoding serine hydrolase, which yields MRLIYSLISICLFFPASILFASDDVVSFDHIATINHLMERAIAGNLIAGGVVVVGDHTGILASTARGRLTAAPDAPPLDERTIFDLASLTKVIATTPAVMKLVDEGKISLTDPLSLWFPEFKGSPSENTTILNLLTHTSGLADFGMSTDQAMENAVLKAAGETGRPRPGSSFKYADINFILLGELVHRVSGKTLDVFCHDELYAPLDVPETMFLPAPDLAGRIAPTVGSTCGIVQDRNARRLGCVAGHAGLFSSARDLARFSRLMLDGGAIDGKRILSEQAVKQMTSPLLCGNGTVVRGLGWDMHSPFSSPRGRLFSDTSFGHTGYSGSSIWIDPKQDLFVILLTTRLNYQDIRAFNQLRSDISTIAVAEFRQPGDLQQVTALLTAPPKVARVSPRLHRPAHRSIRTASHRRIRMVAALSETHAKGHHQHGKKSGKHHRRKSRGPSSRA from the coding sequence GTGCGTCTTATCTATAGCCTCATCTCCATCTGTCTGTTTTTTCCCGCTTCGATCCTCTTTGCGTCGGACGATGTGGTGAGTTTCGACCATATCGCCACCATCAATCATCTCATGGAGCGCGCCATTGCCGGCAATCTTATCGCGGGCGGCGTGGTAGTGGTCGGCGACCACACCGGTATCCTTGCCAGTACGGCCCGCGGGCGGCTCACCGCCGCCCCGGATGCGCCGCCGCTCGATGAGCGGACCATCTTCGATCTCGCCTCCCTGACCAAGGTAATCGCGACGACCCCCGCAGTGATGAAGCTGGTGGATGAGGGCAAAATCTCCCTGACGGACCCTCTTTCCCTTTGGTTTCCCGAATTCAAGGGGTCTCCGAGCGAGAACACCACCATCCTCAATCTGCTGACCCACACCTCGGGACTTGCCGACTTCGGCATGAGCACGGACCAGGCCATGGAAAACGCCGTCCTGAAGGCGGCCGGGGAGACGGGGCGGCCACGGCCGGGCAGCAGCTTCAAGTATGCCGATATCAATTTCATCCTGCTGGGAGAGCTCGTCCATCGGGTCTCGGGCAAGACCCTGGACGTCTTTTGCCATGATGAACTCTATGCACCGCTTGACGTTCCCGAGACCATGTTCCTGCCGGCGCCGGATCTTGCGGGCCGGATCGCCCCGACGGTGGGAAGTACCTGCGGGATCGTCCAGGACCGGAACGCGCGCCGCCTCGGCTGTGTGGCGGGCCATGCCGGCCTCTTCAGCTCCGCGCGGGATTTGGCCCGGTTTTCCCGCCTGATGCTGGATGGAGGCGCCATCGACGGCAAACGCATCCTGTCCGAACAGGCGGTGAAACAGATGACCTCCCCGTTGTTGTGCGGCAACGGCACCGTGGTGCGGGGATTGGGGTGGGATATGCATTCCCCCTTTTCGTCGCCCAGGGGGAGATTGTTCTCCGACACCTCCTTCGGCCACACCGGGTACAGCGGTTCTTCCATCTGGATAGATCCGAAGCAGGACCTGTTCGTGATCCTGCTGACAACCCGCCTTAACTACCAGGACATCAGGGCCTTCAATCAACTGCGCAGCGACATTTCCACCATCGCCGTTGCGGAGTTCCGCCAGCCCGGCGACCTTCAACAGGTTACGGCGCTGCTCACGGCGCCTCCCAAGGTCGCACGGGTATCCCCGAGGCTGCACCGCCCCGCACACCGAAGCATCCGGACCGCCTCACACCGCCGCATCAGAATGGTGGCGGCTCTATCCGAAACGCATGCCAAGGGCCACCATCAGCACGGCAAAAAAAGCGGCAAACACCATCGTCGCAAATCACGCGGTCCGTCCAGCCGGGCGTAA